The following coding sequences lie in one Funiculus sociatus GB2-C1 genomic window:
- a CDS encoding DUF4383 domain-containing protein, which translates to MKAGQKFALIIGIFFFLCGVMGFIPAFVKEPTVTPDMANLGFTTGYGYLLGIFPINVLHNIVHLVVGLLGILASISLDSSRLYSGALGIFYGLLTVMGLIPATQSILGLIPIFGNDVWLHAVTAAIAVYFGFIVKPDLLEISTGQPTNTPGQG; encoded by the coding sequence ATGAAAGCAGGGCAAAAATTCGCCTTGATTATCGGCATTTTCTTTTTTCTTTGTGGTGTAATGGGATTTATTCCAGCGTTTGTGAAAGAGCCTACAGTTACACCTGATATGGCTAACCTTGGGTTCACAACTGGATACGGTTACTTACTGGGAATATTCCCCATCAATGTCTTACACAATATTGTTCACCTCGTCGTGGGACTTCTGGGAATTCTTGCATCCATCTCGTTAGACAGTTCTCGCCTCTATAGTGGAGCCCTCGGAATATTTTATGGGCTGCTAACTGTAATGGGGCTTATTCCTGCTACCCAGTCAATATTGGGCTTAATCCCAATCTTTGGCAACGATGTCTGGCTTCATGCAGTCACCGCAGCGATCGCAGTGTACTTTGGTTTTATTGTTAAACCAGATTTATTAGAGATAAGCACGGGACAGCCGACCAATACTCCTGGACAGGGCTAA
- a CDS encoding NifU family protein, translating to MTQTLALTPENVEQVLDELRPYLISDGGNVELVDIDGPVVKLRLQGACGSCPSSTMTLRMGIERRLREFIPEIAEVEQIM from the coding sequence ATGACACAAACACTGGCACTAACTCCGGAAAACGTCGAACAAGTTTTAGATGAACTGCGCCCCTACTTAATTTCTGACGGCGGTAACGTGGAACTGGTAGACATCGACGGGCCAGTTGTTAAACTGCGGCTTCAGGGAGCTTGCGGCTCTTGCCCCAGCTCTACCATGACCCTGAGAATGGGTATTGAACGCCGCTTGCGCGAATTTATCCCAGAAATTGCCGAAGTTGAGCAAATCATGTAA
- a CDS encoding glycoside hydrolase, with amino-acid sequence MPHPLYIAFIWHQHQPLYKSRTVQQYRLPWVRLHGTKDYLDLVLLLERYPKLHQTVNLVPSLILQIEDYVAGTAIDPYLAASLTPEEELSEEQKRFIIEHFFDANHHTLIDPHPRYGELYHQRQEKGQNWCWENWNLSDYSDLLAWHNLAWIDPLFWDDPDIEGWLKQGRNFSLGDRQRIYSKQREILSRIIPQHKKMQESGQLEVTTTPYTHPILPLLSDTNSGRVAVPNMTLPQQRFQWAEDIPRHLQKSWDMYIDRFGQEPRGLWPSEQSVSPDILPYIAKQGFNWICSDEAVLGWSLKQFFHRDGAGNVYEPELLYQPYRLQTESGDLSIVFRDHRLSDLIGFTYGAMEPRRAAADLVGHLEAIARSLKHRQPGGGTALEQPRLVTIALDGENCWEHYYLDGKPFLEALYQTLSQHEELKLVTVSEYLDQFPATETIPVQQLHSGSWVDGSFTTWIGDPAKNRAWDLLEAAREVLAKHPEATEENNPEVWEALYAAEGSDWFWWFGEGHSSNQDAMFDQLFREHLCAIYQALNEPVPPNVRQPVEVHEAQGDHRPQGFIHPIINGLADEQDWDRAGRIEVGGSRGTMHKSSAVQRLWYGVDHLNFYLRLDFQAGLQPGKGFPPKLHLLWYYHNRTMHNSPIPLANMPDEAPLNYLFHHHLGINLLTQSIEFQEAGENHQWHPRFSRAQVAFDKCLEVAVPWADLQIEPDYPLRLIMVLADGEQFSSYLPENALIPIEAP; translated from the coding sequence ATGCCTCATCCCCTATACATCGCTTTCATCTGGCATCAGCATCAGCCGTTATACAAAAGTCGCACAGTTCAACAGTATCGTTTGCCTTGGGTGCGTCTGCATGGGACGAAAGATTATCTGGATTTAGTGCTGCTCTTGGAACGTTATCCCAAGCTGCATCAAACTGTGAATCTCGTTCCCTCATTGATTTTGCAGATAGAAGATTATGTTGCAGGGACTGCAATAGATCCTTACTTGGCAGCATCTTTGACACCAGAGGAAGAACTGAGCGAAGAACAAAAAAGATTTATTATTGAACATTTTTTTGATGCCAATCACCACACTCTGATTGATCCTCATCCCCGCTACGGAGAGCTTTACCATCAGCGTCAGGAAAAGGGGCAAAATTGGTGTTGGGAAAATTGGAATTTGTCAGATTACAGCGATTTGCTGGCTTGGCATAATTTGGCGTGGATTGATCCCCTATTTTGGGATGATCCAGACATTGAAGGTTGGTTGAAGCAGGGGAGAAATTTTAGTTTAGGCGATCGCCAGCGCATTTACTCCAAACAGCGCGAAATCTTGAGCCGCATCATCCCTCAACACAAAAAGATGCAGGAATCTGGGCAACTGGAAGTAACAACCACGCCCTACACTCACCCGATTTTACCCTTACTGAGCGATACCAACTCCGGACGGGTGGCGGTGCCTAATATGACCTTGCCCCAGCAGCGGTTTCAGTGGGCGGAAGATATTCCCAGGCATTTACAAAAATCCTGGGATATGTATATAGACAGATTTGGACAGGAACCTCGCGGTTTATGGCCTTCAGAACAGTCGGTCAGTCCGGATATTTTGCCCTACATTGCCAAGCAGGGGTTTAATTGGATATGTTCCGATGAAGCGGTACTCGGTTGGTCGCTGAAACAATTTTTCCATCGCGACGGTGCGGGGAACGTGTATGAACCGGAGTTACTGTATCAACCTTATCGCCTGCAAACTGAGTCCGGCGATTTGTCGATCGTGTTTCGGGATCACAGATTATCAGATTTGATCGGCTTCACCTACGGGGCGATGGAACCGCGCCGCGCTGCTGCGGACTTGGTGGGACATTTGGAAGCGATCGCCCGAAGTCTCAAACACCGTCAGCCTGGAGGCGGTACAGCCCTGGAACAGCCAAGGCTCGTCACCATTGCCCTTGACGGCGAAAATTGCTGGGAACACTACTACCTAGACGGCAAACCCTTCCTAGAAGCTCTTTATCAAACCCTCTCCCAGCACGAAGAACTGAAACTGGTAACAGTTTCCGAATACCTAGACCAGTTCCCCGCGACAGAAACCATCCCCGTCCAACAGCTGCACAGTGGCTCTTGGGTAGATGGTAGCTTCACCACCTGGATAGGCGACCCAGCCAAAAATCGCGCCTGGGATTTGCTAGAGGCGGCACGAGAAGTCTTAGCTAAGCATCCAGAAGCAACCGAGGAAAACAATCCCGAAGTTTGGGAAGCACTATATGCCGCAGAAGGTTCCGACTGGTTCTGGTGGTTTGGCGAAGGTCATTCCTCCAACCAAGATGCCATGTTCGACCAGTTGTTCCGCGAACATTTGTGTGCAATCTACCAAGCTTTGAATGAGCCAGTACCGCCTAACGTGCGCCAACCTGTGGAAGTCCACGAAGCGCAAGGCGACCATCGACCACAAGGGTTTATTCATCCGATTATCAATGGACTCGCTGACGAACAAGACTGGGATCGCGCAGGTCGCATCGAAGTCGGCGGATCGCGGGGTACGATGCACAAGAGTAGCGCGGTTCAGCGTCTCTGGTATGGGGTAGATCACCTCAACTTCTATTTACGGTTGGATTTCCAAGCAGGTCTTCAACCGGGTAAAGGTTTTCCCCCGAAGTTACATTTGCTGTGGTACTACCACAACCGGACAATGCACAACAGTCCGATTCCTCTAGCGAATATGCCGGATGAAGCGCCTTTAAACTATCTGTTCCACCATCATTTAGGAATTAACTTGCTGACTCAATCAATTGAGTTTCAGGAAGCTGGGGAAAATCATCAGTGGCATCCTCGTTTTAGCCGCGCTCAAGTGGCTTTTGATAAGTGCTTAGAGGTGGCAGTTCCTTGGGCAGATTTGCAAATAGAACCAGATTATCCGCTGCGGCTGATAATGGTTCTGGCTGATGGGGAACAGTTCTCTAGTTATTTGCCGGAAAATGCTTTGATTCCAATTGAGGCTCCGTAA